One Bos taurus isolate L1 Dominette 01449 registration number 42190680 breed Hereford chromosome 16, ARS-UCD2.0, whole genome shotgun sequence DNA window includes the following coding sequences:
- the LOC790218 gene encoding LOW QUALITY PROTEIN: histone-binding protein RBBP4-like (The sequence of the model RefSeq protein was modified relative to this genomic sequence to represent the inferred CDS: substituted 2 bases at 2 genomic stop codons): protein MADKEAAFNDAVEERVINEEYKIWKKNTPFLYDLVMTHALEXPSLTAQWLPDVTRPEGKDFSTHRLVLGTHTSDEQNHLVIASVQLPNDDAQFDASHYDSEKGEFGGFGSVSGKIEIEIKINHEGEVNRARYMPQNPCIIATKTPSSDVLVFDYTKHPSKPDPSGECNPDLCLRGHQQEGYGLSWNPNLSGHLLSASDDHTICLWDISAVPKEGKVVDAKTIFTGHTAVVEDVSWHLLHESLFGSVADDQKLMIWDTRSNNTSKPSHSVDAHTAEVNCLSFNPYSEFILATGSADKTVALWDLRNLKLKLHSFESHKDEIFQVQWSPHSETILASSGTDRRLNVXDLSKIGEEQSPEDAEDGPPELLFVHGGHTSKISDFSWNPNEPWVICSVSEDNIMQVWQMAENIYNDEDPEGSVDPEGQGS from the coding sequence ATGGCCGACAAGGAAGCAGCCTTTAATGACGCAGTAGAGGAACGTGTGATCAACGAAGAATacaaaatatggaaaaagaaCACCCCTTTTCTTTACGATTTGGTGATGACCCATGCTCTGGAGTGACCTAGCCTAACTGCACAGTGGCTTCCAGATGTAACCAGACCAGAAGGGAAAGATTTCAGTACTCATCGACTTGTCCTGGGGACACACACATCAGATGAGCAAAACCACCTTGTGATAGCCAGCGTGCAGCTCCCTAACGATGACGCTCAGTTTGATGCTTCACACTACgacagtgaaaaaggagaatttgGAGGTTTTGGCTCGGTTAGTGGAAAAATTGAAATAGAAATCAAGATCAACCATGAAGGAGAGGTAAACAGGGCACGCTATATGCCCCAGAACCCTTGCATCATTGCAACAAAGACTCCATCCAGTGATGTTCTTGTTTTTGACTATACAAAACATCCTTCTAAACCAGACCCTTCTGGGGAGTGCAACCCAGACTTGTGTCTCCGTGGACATCAGCAGGAAGGCTATGGGCTTTCTTGGAACCCAAATCTCAGTGGGCACTTACTGAGTGCTTCAGATGACCACACCATCTGCCTGTGGGACATAAGTGCTGTTCCAAAGGAAGGGAAAGTTGTGGATGCGAAGACCATCTTCACAGGGCACACGGCAGTAGTGGAGGATGTCTCCTGGCATCTGCTCCATGAGTCCCTCTTTGGGTCGGTTGCTGATGATCAGAAACTCATGATCTGGGATACTCGTTCAAACAATACTTCCAAACCAAGCCACTCAGTTGATGCTCACACTGCTGAAGTGAACTGCCTTTCTTTCAATCCTTATAGTGAGTTCATTCTTGCCACAGGATCAGCTGACAAGACTGTTGCCCTGTGGGATCTGAGAAATCTGAAACTTAAGTTGCATTCCTTTGAATCACATAAGGATGAAATATTCCAGGTTCAGTGGTCGCCTCACAGTGAGACTATTTTGGCTTCCAGTGGTACTGATCGTAGACTGAATGTCTGAGATTTAAGTAAAATTGGAGAGGAACAATCCCCAGAAGATGCAGAAGATGGGCCACCAGAGTTGTTGTTTGTTCATGGTGGTCACACTTCCAAGATATCTGATTTCTCCTGGAATCCCAACGAACCTTGGGTGATTTGTTCTGTATCAGAAGACAATATCATGCAAGTGTGGCAAATGGCTGAGAACATTTATAATGATGAAGACCCTGAAGGAAGCGTGGATCCAGAAGGACAAGGATCTTAG